Proteins encoded together in one Tepidibacillus fermentans window:
- a CDS encoding inorganic phosphate transporter, translating to MGTILLLIIVLFALSFDFINGFHDTANAIATSVSTRALSPRAAIVLAATMNFIGALTFTGVAKTITKGIVDPFTLENGAMVVLAGLIGAIIWNLITWYYGIPSSSSHAIIGAIAGAAISAAGFNALNYNGFLKIIESLIISPFLAITIGFIIMTLFQWIFKDFHLAKTNRGFRIFQIFTAALQSYAHGTNDAQKVMGIITLALIAGGFQTNTNIPMWVRLLSATAMGLGTSVGGWKIIKTVGGKIMKIKPINGAAADLSSAIVIFGFTTLKLPVSSTHVISSSIMGVGAAKRVKDVKWGIAGKIVITWIITLPLSALIAAMIYQLLALF from the coding sequence ATGGGTACCATTCTATTACTAATCATTGTCCTTTTTGCCTTAAGTTTTGATTTTATTAATGGATTCCATGATACAGCCAATGCGATTGCTACTTCTGTATCGACTCGAGCCTTAAGTCCTAGGGCAGCCATTGTATTAGCTGCTACAATGAATTTCATTGGGGCACTTACATTTACAGGAGTAGCCAAAACGATTACAAAAGGTATTGTCGACCCTTTTACATTAGAAAACGGAGCAATGGTAGTATTGGCTGGTTTAATCGGTGCTATTATATGGAACTTGATAACTTGGTATTATGGAATTCCAAGTAGCTCTTCTCATGCAATTATTGGTGCAATTGCAGGTGCGGCGATCTCTGCAGCTGGATTCAATGCTTTGAATTACAATGGTTTTTTGAAAATTATCGAATCTTTGATAATCTCTCCTTTCTTAGCTATTACGATTGGTTTTATTATTATGACTTTGTTTCAATGGATATTTAAAGATTTCCATCTTGCAAAAACAAATCGAGGATTCCGCATCTTTCAAATCTTTACAGCTGCACTTCAATCTTATGCTCATGGTACAAATGATGCCCAAAAAGTAATGGGAATTATTACGTTAGCACTCATCGCAGGTGGATTCCAAACGAATACAAATATTCCTATGTGGGTTCGATTATTATCTGCGACAGCGATGGGTTTGGGTACATCAGTTGGGGGATGGAAGATCATTAAAACGGTTGGCGGGAAAATCATGAAAATAAAGCCGATTAATGGCGCAGCTGCAGATTTATCCTCTGCCATCGTTATCTTCGGATTTACCACCTTAAAGCTACCTGTAAGTTCAACACATGTGATCTCTTCATCGATAATGGGGGTTGGTGCTGCGAAGAGGGTGAAAGATGTAAAGTGGGGAATAGCAGGTAAAATTGTGATCACTTGGATTATTACCCTCCCACTATCAGCCCTTATTGCTGCTATGATCTATCAACTGCTCGCACTTTTTTAA
- a CDS encoding glutamine--tRNA ligase/YqeY domain fusion protein, protein MEEKNAPSNFIRNIVIEDLKTGKYDQIITRFPPEPNGYLHIGHAKSIVLNFELADEFNGKTNLRFDDTNPLKEDKEFVEAIKEDVKWLGYEWDGLFFASNYFEEMYNRAVLLIKKGLAYVDDLSAEEIRETRGTLTEPGKESPYRNRSIEENLDLFERMRKGEFKDGEKVLRAKIDMASPNLNMRDPVLYRIAHATHHNTGDKWCIYPMYDFAHPIEDAIEGVSHSLCTLEFEDHRPLYDWVVRECEMENTPKQIEFAKLNLSNTIMGKRYIKQLVEQNIIDGWDDPRIPTISGLRRRGYTAESIRNFIREIGVAKSNSTVDYQMLEHFVREDLKLKAPRTMAILRPLKVVITNYPEDQVEMLEAENNSENPEMGTRMIPFSREIYIEQDDFMENPPKKYHRLYPGNEVRLKHAYFIKCNEVIKDEKGNVIELHCTYDPETKSGTGFTGRKVKGTIHWVEAKHAIPAEFRLYEPLILEEEQQEGGSFLENINPNSLEVLQGFVEPNMKEAKPQDKFQFFRHGYFNVDPKYTTDEKKVFNRIVSLKSSFVIDGNK, encoded by the coding sequence GTGGAAGAAAAAAATGCTCCATCTAATTTCATTAGAAATATCGTAATTGAAGATTTAAAAACTGGAAAGTATGATCAGATTATTACCCGTTTTCCTCCAGAGCCAAACGGTTATTTACATATTGGACATGCCAAGTCGATCGTTCTAAATTTTGAATTGGCAGATGAATTTAATGGTAAAACCAACTTACGTTTTGATGATACAAACCCATTAAAAGAAGATAAAGAATTTGTAGAAGCGATAAAAGAAGATGTCAAATGGTTAGGTTACGAATGGGACGGCTTGTTTTTTGCTTCAAATTATTTTGAGGAAATGTACAATCGGGCCGTTCTTTTGATAAAAAAAGGATTAGCGTATGTCGATGATTTATCGGCAGAAGAGATTCGCGAAACGAGAGGAACTTTAACGGAACCAGGAAAAGAAAGTCCCTATCGTAATCGATCGATTGAAGAAAATTTAGATTTGTTCGAACGTATGCGCAAAGGCGAATTCAAAGATGGAGAAAAAGTATTGAGGGCAAAAATTGATATGGCCTCACCTAATCTGAATATGAGGGATCCTGTTCTTTATCGGATTGCCCATGCTACTCATCATAATACAGGTGATAAATGGTGTATTTATCCAATGTATGATTTTGCTCATCCAATCGAAGATGCGATTGAAGGAGTCTCACATTCTCTTTGCACTTTAGAATTTGAAGACCATCGCCCATTATATGATTGGGTCGTAAGAGAATGTGAGATGGAAAACACACCAAAACAAATTGAATTTGCAAAATTAAATTTAAGTAATACCATCATGGGGAAACGATATATCAAACAATTGGTTGAACAAAATATCATTGATGGTTGGGATGACCCACGGATACCTACGATTTCAGGTTTAAGAAGAAGGGGATATACAGCAGAATCAATCCGCAACTTTATTCGTGAGATTGGTGTGGCCAAAAGTAACAGCACAGTAGATTACCAAATGCTAGAGCATTTTGTTCGTGAAGATCTCAAATTAAAAGCACCAAGAACAATGGCGATTCTTCGCCCGTTAAAAGTAGTCATTACCAATTATCCCGAGGATCAAGTGGAAATGCTCGAAGCAGAAAATAATTCAGAGAATCCAGAGATGGGAACTCGTATGATTCCTTTCTCTCGAGAAATCTATATTGAACAAGACGACTTTATGGAGAATCCACCGAAAAAATATCACCGATTATATCCAGGAAATGAAGTTCGCTTAAAACATGCTTACTTTATTAAATGCAATGAGGTTATTAAGGATGAAAAGGGAAATGTCATCGAACTTCACTGTACGTATGATCCAGAAACAAAAAGCGGTACTGGTTTTACCGGAAGAAAGGTGAAAGGAACGATTCATTGGGTAGAAGCCAAACATGCGATCCCTGCCGAGTTCCGTTTATACGAGCCGTTAATCCTAGAGGAAGAGCAGCAAGAGGGAGGCTCTTTCTTAGAAAATATCAATCCAAATTCATTAGAAGTCTTACAAGGTTTTGTTGAGCCGAATATGAAAGAGGCAAAGCCTCAAGATAAATTCCAATTTTTCCGTCATGGATACTTCAATGTCGACCCAAAATATACTACGGACGAGAAAAAGGTGTTTAATCGGATTGTATCTTTAAAGAGTTCTTTTGTAATAGATGGTAATAAATGA
- a CDS encoding DUF47 domain-containing protein yields the protein MLFTSKKDKFLEMLLSIAKNLEDAAHYFVDFKIHNEEDLKEFQKTMKEYEKNGDSIIHHLIVTLNKSFITPIEREDILELAMKMDDVLDGFERCASRLDMYNITLADQYMVTFVDKIYESSKEVVRAAELLSEKKLMDIRPHVIKINDYESECDDLLRDSIKQLFLREKDPIKVIQYKEIYETLESISDSCEDVGNTLETIIMRNA from the coding sequence ATGTTGTTTACGTCAAAAAAGGACAAGTTTCTAGAAATGCTCTTAAGCATAGCCAAAAATTTAGAAGATGCTGCTCATTATTTTGTTGACTTTAAGATTCATAATGAGGAAGATCTAAAAGAATTTCAAAAAACGATGAAAGAATACGAAAAAAATGGGGATTCCATCATTCATCATCTTATCGTTACATTAAATAAATCGTTTATTACCCCAATTGAAAGGGAAGATATTTTGGAGTTAGCAATGAAAATGGATGATGTCTTAGATGGATTTGAACGTTGTGCATCACGCTTAGATATGTACAATATTACGCTAGCTGATCAATATATGGTTACCTTTGTAGATAAGATTTATGAAAGTTCAAAAGAAGTGGTTCGAGCTGCAGAATTACTATCTGAAAAAAAATTAATGGATATTCGTCCGCATGTGATTAAAATCAATGATTATGAATCTGAATGCGATGATCTTTTGCGTGATAGTATAAAACAATTATTCCTCAGAGAAAAGGATCCAATCAAAGTTATTCAATATAAAGAGATCTATGAAACGCTGGAGAGCATCTCTGATAGCTGCGAGGATGTTGGGAATACACTAGAAACAATCATCATGAGAAATGCTTAA